A region from the Halobacillus mangrovi genome encodes:
- the spoIVB gene encoding SpoIVB peptidase, with amino-acid sequence MNQKTKIRYICGSVLLLLMLSLPLLSPIQNYLSIPTEVKVNASEDAATVFKNSNEAWTAFSSSNDNQIFYEFAGVPLKKTDLQTMKDIRLIPGGQSVGVELHTKGVLVVGHHLVKGNGERKSSPGEEANVQVGDILLKGNDQELNSMEDLSSLVKKSGEDGKAIKLTIKRGKEIITTSLTPSYNNEEKEYQVGLYIRDSAAGIGTMTFYHPDSKKYGALGHVISDMDTKKPIEIHEGTIVKSHVTSIEKGSQGIPGEKKARFSLKDDRLGTITKNTPFGIFGKLDGEMSNTAYPQGLPIGFSNQVEEGPAEILTVLDGDKMQSFDVEIVSNMPKKSPVTKGMIVKITDPDLLDKTGGIVQGMSGSPIIQNGKIIGAVTHVFVNDPTSGYGVHIEWMLQEAGIELYEEQQKAG; translated from the coding sequence TTGAATCAAAAGACAAAGATAAGATATATATGTGGTTCTGTTCTCCTGCTGTTGATGCTTAGTTTACCTTTATTAAGTCCCATCCAAAATTACTTGTCCATTCCTACGGAAGTAAAAGTTAATGCTTCAGAAGATGCTGCAACGGTCTTCAAAAATTCGAACGAAGCCTGGACTGCTTTTTCTTCCTCAAATGACAACCAGATTTTTTATGAATTTGCAGGTGTTCCATTAAAGAAAACCGATCTTCAGACCATGAAGGATATTCGTCTGATTCCCGGAGGTCAATCGGTTGGTGTAGAACTCCATACTAAAGGAGTTTTAGTCGTAGGACATCACCTAGTCAAAGGAAACGGAGAAAGGAAATCTTCACCTGGTGAAGAGGCAAATGTACAAGTTGGGGACATTCTGCTAAAAGGAAATGACCAAGAACTCAATAGTATGGAGGATTTATCCTCCCTGGTCAAAAAATCAGGCGAAGATGGAAAAGCCATAAAGCTAACCATTAAAAGAGGAAAAGAAATAATTACGACTTCATTGACACCATCTTATAACAATGAAGAGAAGGAATATCAAGTGGGTTTGTATATCCGTGATTCTGCTGCAGGAATAGGAACAATGACCTTTTATCATCCTGATAGTAAAAAATATGGAGCGCTAGGTCATGTTATATCTGATATGGATACGAAAAAACCTATCGAGATACACGAAGGAACCATTGTTAAATCCCACGTCACTTCTATTGAAAAAGGCAGTCAAGGGATACCTGGAGAGAAAAAAGCCAGGTTCTCATTAAAGGATGACCGATTAGGAACGATAACTAAAAATACACCGTTTGGTATCTTCGGTAAACTGGATGGTGAAATGAGCAACACTGCCTATCCACAAGGACTTCCAATTGGATTTTCAAATCAGGTGGAAGAAGGCCCTGCTGAAATTTTAACTGTATTGGACGGAGATAAGATGCAATCGTTCGATGTAGAAATTGTCAGCAACATGCCGAAGAAAAGTCCCGTAACCAAAGGTATGATCGTTAAAATAACCGATCCTGATCTATTGGATAAAACGGGAGGAATTGTTCAAGGAATGAGCGGTAGTCCCATTATACAAAATGGAAAAATAATTGGTGCAGTCACTCACGTATTTGTCAATGATCCAACTAGCGGATATGGCGTACACATTGAGTGGATGCTACAAGAAGCCGGTATAGAATTATATGAAGAACAACAAAAAGCAGGTTAA
- the spo0A gene encoding sporulation transcription factor Spo0A, translating into MEKIKVCLADDNRELVKLLEEYFEDTNDIEVVGESYNGKDCLSMVEEKQPDVLILDIIMPHLDGLAVLNKLKEFEKAPEVIMLTAFGQEEVTKKAVELGAAYFMMKPFDLDHLGEQVRQIKHSGDPINRAIGSSYSSSKTKKPDLDTSITHIIHEVGVPAHIKGYQYLREAITMVYNDLELLGSITKVLYPDIATKYNTTASRVERAIRHAIEVAWNRGNIDAISSLFGYTISNTKAKPTNSEFIAMVADRLRLEHKAS; encoded by the coding sequence ATGGAAAAGATCAAAGTTTGTTTGGCTGATGATAATCGTGAACTTGTGAAACTTCTTGAGGAATATTTCGAAGACACTAATGATATTGAAGTTGTCGGAGAATCATACAATGGGAAAGATTGCCTGTCAATGGTGGAAGAAAAGCAACCTGATGTATTGATTCTTGATATTATCATGCCTCATTTAGATGGACTGGCTGTCTTGAATAAGCTGAAAGAATTTGAAAAAGCTCCTGAAGTTATTATGTTGACTGCTTTTGGACAAGAAGAAGTAACTAAAAAGGCAGTAGAGTTAGGCGCTGCTTATTTTATGATGAAGCCATTTGATCTTGACCATCTCGGTGAACAGGTCCGCCAAATCAAACATTCTGGTGATCCGATTAATCGTGCAATTGGCAGCAGCTATAGTTCATCGAAAACTAAAAAACCGGATTTAGATACGAGCATTACTCACATTATCCATGAAGTAGGTGTTCCAGCCCATATTAAAGGCTATCAGTATCTTCGGGAAGCAATTACAATGGTTTATAACGATCTAGAATTGCTTGGATCAATTACCAAAGTCCTTTACCCTGATATAGCAACTAAGTATAATACGACCGCCTCTAGAGTTGAGCGTGCTATCCGTCATGCGATTGAAGTAGCTTGGAACCGTGGTAACATCGATGCGATTTCTTCTTTATTTGGTTACACAATTTCAAATACGAAAGCGAAGCCCACGAATAGCGAATTTATTGCCATGGTTGCCGATCGGTTACGTTTAGAGCACAAAGCTTCTTAA